Within Alcaligenes sp. SDU_A2, the genomic segment TGCAGCACGGCATAGACGAAACGGCGGTCATTGTTGGACGCCCATTCGTGCACATCGTCACAGACACGCAAAATGGCCTGGGCATCTTTTTCCAGGGCTGGATCGCCCGAATGCAAATGATCGAACCACAAAGCCAGACCAGCTTTCTGGTCCAGAACGGTATCGCACAAGCAATCGTATAACGCGTCAAGATTGCCACCGAAGAACTCGGGAAAATCCACCGCCTTGACCACGGCGCGCAACACGGCCGAACGGTTGCGCGCCCGGTCGCATTCCACCACCAAAGCCGTCAGGCCGTGGGCCTGGGCCTGTTCCAGAAAGTCGGCGGTCTTCAACCCGCCTGCGTCGATTAAACCGCCTTGCTGCAAGACTGCTTGCAAAGTAAGGTGCTGGCTCATTTCGACGTCTCCTTAAAAAACGCTATCACTTCTTCACGACGACTCATGGTATCGGTCTTTCCTAATTCGATCAGCTCTTGGGTGTAGCCGCGCTCGAACAACAAATATGAAATTAATGCGCCGCCTGTAGTCGGACCGGACTTTGAAGATACACCAAGTACTCGAAATAGGGTACGTGCAGCAGTTGGCATCTGATGGATATGCCGGGTGGCAATTTCGTCCAGCGAACGGCTGGGTGTGATGGCAAACGTACTGACAGGACGCAGCGATTGGCTTTGTAATACATTTGCGGGCATGTACGCAAGCAACGTATTAATGCGCTCCATACGCTCAATATCCATTGACACGCTGTCCAGAAAGATGTTGGACAAGGCATATCCACTGATCTGTGCCAGCGATGGATACGGTGGGTCGGACGGTTCTTCGCTGCGGTAGGTGTTATCGGCATATCCCGTACCCACGATCAGGATCTTGCGTGCGCCCAGGTGAATAGCCGGACTGATGGGAGCCAGCAGGCGCATGGTTCCGTCGCCGCACCACTGCGTCTGCCCGCCCACCAGCAGGGGCTGGGCAGGAAACACGAAGGGAATAGCACTGGAAGCCATAAGGTGGTCTACACCGATGGCACCCGGAATGGCGCGGCGCAGGCTGCGGGACCACGGCCGGATACGCCGGTCGGACTGATAGAAAGTAAGGTGTTCGCCCGTGGTATAGGCCGCTGCCGTAATCGCCAGCGCCCCCAGGTGTTCGCACGCTAAATTGCGCTGCAGGCGCTCGAAATCCAGACTGCCCTCCAACAAGCGACGCAGCGGTGCGTTGTCCAGCAAAGAATGGGGCGTATGCTCCCGGAATCGCGGCATCAGCCAACCCAGGGCCAAGGTGCTCATCCAGTGCAAGCCTGTGCGCAAAAGCAGCACCGGGTCCGCATGAAAGACATTGTGGCTGTTCAGCGTCGACCACAATTGTTGTATGTGATCCACAGCGTCGTGCGGCCTGTCGGCTTTGCACGCCAGGCCAGCCGCATTAATGGCTCCGGCCGAGGAGCCACAGATGATATCGAACGGATTGCTGAACTCTGGATTGCGCTGCGGGTCCAGAATTTCCAGCAAACCGGCCAGCACGCCGGCCTGATAGGCACCCCGCGCCCCGCCCCCGTTCAGGACCAATGCAACGGGGGACGAGGTACGAAAGATCATGGCGGGAAATCAGGCTACGGTGGCGACGTTGGCATCCACCACGGTCACGGCCGTCATGTTGACGATGCGCCGCACGGACGAGGTAGAGGTCATGATGTGCACCGGCGCGCGCGCGCCCAGCAAAAAAGGCCCGATGGCGACATTGCCGCCGGCGGCCGTCTTGAGCAGGTTGTAGGCGATATTGCCGGCCTCTACATTCGGGCAGACCAGCAGATTGGCCTCGCCGCTCAGGGTGGACGTGGGCAGTATCTGCACACGAGCTTTTTCATCCAAGGCGCAGTCGCCATGCATTTCGCCATCCACCTCCAGCGTGGGGTCCTGCTGCCTGACTATATCCAGCGCAGCACGCATCTTGACACCGGCGGGCGCATCATTGGTGCCGAAGTTTGAGCTGGACAGCAATGCCACCTTGGGTTCGATGTTGAACTGGCGCATCTTGCGGGCCGCCGCCAACGTGATTTCCGCCACCTGGGAAGCATCCGGGTCGTGGTTGATATGTGTATCGGTAAGGGCTACCGAACGTTCGCTGAGCAGCAAAATATTCATGGCGGCGTAAGTCTGCACGCCCGCTGCCTTGCCGATGACTTGATCCACCAGCTCCAGGTGATTCTCGTAACGGCCCACCGTGCCGCAGATCAGCCCGTCGGCATCGCCCAGATGCACCATCATGGCACCGATCAGCGTGGGACGGCGGCGCATTTCCACCCGGGCCATTTCCTTGCTGATGCCACGCCGCGACATGATTTCCCAATAGGTGGTCCAGTACTGATGAAAGCGATCATCCTGCTCTGGGTTCGTGACCTCGACATCCACGCCCAGGCGCAGACGCAGTCCATAGCGTTCGATACGCTGCTGCAGTACGGCTGGACGGCCCACCAGAATGGGACGTGCCAGCCCCTCATCCACAATGATCTGGACGGCGCGCAACACACGCTCGTCTTCGCCTTCGGCAAACACAATGCGCGCCTTGCCGCCGTCCTGCACCAGCCCCCGGGCCAGCGAATAAATCGGCTTCATGAACGAGCCCGATTTATAGACGAACTGACGCAACTGATAGACGTAGCTATCAAAATCCTGGATAGGACGGGTTGCGACCCCTTCGTCCATGGCGGCCTTGGCGACAGCAGGAGCAATGCGCACGATCAGGCGCGAATCGAAGGGACGCGGAATAAAGAAAGCCGGGCCGAAAGAAACTTCGTCCAGACCATACGCCGCCGCTACGCCTTCGTCCTGCTCTTCGCGCGCCAGTTGGCAGATGGCCAACACAGCGGCTTTTTCCATGCCACGGGTAATGGTGGTGGCTCCCACATCCAACGCGCCGCGAAAGATATACGGGAAGCACAGCACATTATTGACCTGATTCGGATAGTCCGAACGGCCTGTGGCCATGACCACATCGTCACGCACGGCATGCGCGTCTTCGGGCAAGATTTCCGGATTCGGATTGGCCAGTGCCAGGATCAGGGGACGGACGGCCATTTTCTGGAGCATCTCGGGCTTGAGCACGCCGCCGGCCGACAGGCCCAGGAACACATCCGCGCCATCGATCACATCGGCCAGCACGCGCGCATCGGTCTGTTTGGCAAACCGAGCCAGCTCAGGCACCTGATGGCCGGGGCGGCCTTGATAGACCACGCCGTCGATATCGGTGACCCAGACATTTTCTTCGGGCAGGCCCATATCCACCATCAGGTCCAGACAAGCCAAGGCGGCCGCGCCGGCACCGGACGTAACCAGCTTGATTGTCTTTATGTCCTTGCCCACCACGCTCAAGCCGTTCAGAAAGGCGGCGGTGACACAAATGGCCGTACCGTGCTGATCGTCGTGGAACACGGGAATGCTCATGCGCGCGCGCAATTTGCGCTCGACCTCGAAGCATTCCGGCGCTTTGATATCTTCCAGGTTGATGCCGCCGAAGGTCGGCTCCAGACCGGCGATGATGTCCACCAGCTTGTCCGGATCGGTTTCGTTGATTTCGATATCGAACACATCCAGGCCGGCAAAGCTCTTGAACAGCACTGCCTTGCCTTCCATGACAGGCTTGGAAGCCAATGCGCCTATATTGCCCAGACCCAGCACGGCGGTGCCGTTGGAGATTACGCCCACCAGATTGCCCCGGCCTGTATAGCGGAAGGCATTTTGGGGGTCGGCCACGATTTCCTCGCAGGCGGCGGCCACGCCGGGCGAATAGGCCAGGGCCAGATCCCGCTGGTTGGATAATTGTTTGGTCGGTGTGACCGACAACTTTCCGGGTCGCCCCTGTTCGTGATATTCCAGGGCCGCTTTCCGAAAATTGGCATCCATGCTGTGCACCTACGCAAAAATCCATTGAACGAACCGGATTTCCTGATGCGGACATAAACATGCGCCAGGCTCCGGTGGCGTTGTCCCTGCTTTGAATGGGACAACGGTCATTCTAGCCCTTGAGCGCCCCACTGGCACAAGAGCGGCCAGGACAAACAGGCTACAAGTCCTGACCAGGATGCGGAAAACGCCCGGTAGGATCGAACAACGCCTTGATCTGGCTGTCTAGTTCCTGTCCCTGCCAGGACCCCTGCCCGCCAGGCCAAGTCCAGGAATCGGGTGCCGTCCCCGCTTGCAGGTGCTGATCCAACACCACCCACTCCACCCAGGCCAGATCACCGCCGTGGCCCAATAACAAATGCGCCAGATTGATCCCCTCCTGTCCCTGCGGTTGCAAGGCGTCCAGACGATAACGGCCAGGCCACTCTCCTTCCAGCAAGGCCTGCGCGTCGGGGCCGGCCATCAAGCGGAACAAGGCGGGAATCAGTTGCTGAAGACGTAAACTGTCCAGCGGATTACGGTTGTCCTGACCGAACGGCCCGAGCGCCGCCTGGGTATTGTCGGCCAGCAAGATGGAACAATGTCGCAAGCCGGACAAAGCCGTATGCCCTGCGGGCCAGGCATGCAGGCGGCGGTCGGCCAGCCAGGCCCCCACGCTCAGGTCGGGAGGCAGGTGCGCCATTCCTGCAAAACCGTGGGCCTCCAGTTCACCCACCAGACAGCCCGGCTGCACAAACCACAACGACGACCCCGGTTCAAGACGTTCGCACCGAGCCAACTGGCGCCCCGGTGCCAGCCACAGGGTAGGGCCTTCGGCTTCGTGCGCCAGCGGCACACCCTCCAGCCCGATGGCAATGCCATACTCGTCCGACAAGGTCAGCGCCATATGCACATCGGCACTGGAATCGGGCACCAGCCTGGCCTGCTCAAGCCCCGGCTCGTCACTCAAACCCAAAAAGACGCCTTGAACCCGACCCGCCAGACGCGAGCAAAACGCCTGCCATGCTGTCTGGGGTGGACGACGCCCCATCAAAAATGCACGCCGGGAGGGAGATACCATAGACTTTTCCTGCAACAGACCTAAACTGGAGTAGACCGGGACCAAAGGCGTATCCGCAACAGCATGAACGCCCACGGCCCGCCCACACCCGCTGCCCCTTCGGGGCAAGGCACTACAATACACTTTTTACCCGAGATTCGCCGTATGTCCCGCCTCGCCAGCCGCACCGAACTGGTCGTTCCTTTTCATGCCGTAGAACTCTTCAAACAAGCCCATGCCCTGCAGGCCACGGGTCGAGACATCATCAGCCTGGGCATAGGCGAACCGGACTTCACGGCCCCGCCGGCCGTAGTCGACGCCTTGCATACAGCGACCTCCCAAGGCCTGGGCCAATACACCGCTCCGGCGGGACTGGCCGCTTTGCGTGAACGCATTGCGCTGTACTACGAACAGCAGTTCCGGGCGCGCGTCGATCCTGCGCGCATCCTAATCACGGCAGGAGCCTCGGGAGCCTTATCGCTGGCCACGCTGGCCCTGATCAACCCCGGCGACGAAGTGCTGATGCCCGACCCTTCGTACCCGGCCAACCAGAACTTCATCACTGCCGCGGGCGGCATAGCGCGCTTGATCCCGGCCAGTGCCGACGAGCGTTTTCAGCTTAGCGCCGAGCATATCCGCCAGCACTGGGGCCCAGCCACGCGCGGCGTGCTCATCGCCTCGCCCAGCAATCCGACCGGAGCCACCATTTCGCGCCCTGCCCTGAAAGAGCTGATCGCCGAAGTGCGCGCCCGGGACGGCTTTATCATCATGGACGAGATCTATCTGGGTCTGTTCTACGACGAAGCGCCGCTCAGCGCCCTGACTCTGGATCAGGACATCATCGTCATCAACAGTTTTTCTAAGTATTTCCACATGACAGGCTGGCGCCTTGGCTGGATGATCACCCCTTCCTGGATGACGGCCACCTGCGAGCGCATGGCCTCCAGCCTGGCGATCTGCGCACCCTCGCTGGCGCAACATGCCGCCCTGGCCTGCTTCGAGCCAGAAACCATGGCCATCTACGAAGAGCGACGCCTGGCTTTCAAGCAACGTCGCGACTACCTGCTGCCTGAACTGGAACGGTTGGGGCTCCGTGTGCCGGTGCGCCCCGATGGCGCGTTCTACATTTACACCGACATCCGCGAACACAGCCAGGACAGCGACGCCTTTTCGCACCAACTGCTGCACGAAGCGGGCGTGGCGGCTGTTCCGGGCCGCGACTTCGGACTGGCGCACGCTCCCTATACACTACGCTTGGCCTACTCAACCGGCATGGACCGCCTGCAGGAAGCTATTGACCGCCTGGACCGCTTCCTGAATCGCTGAACGTAAAA encodes:
- a CDS encoding barstar family protein, with translation MSQHLTLQAVLQQGGLIDAGGLKTADFLEQAQAHGLTALVVECDRARNRSAVLRAVVKAVDFPEFFGGNLDALYDCLCDTVLDQKAGLALWFDHLHSGDPALEKDAQAILRVCDDVHEWASNNDRRFVYAVLHAGKHPDPELGEAPMPYSSQDDD
- a CDS encoding pyridoxal phosphate-dependent aminotransferase — its product is MSRLASRTELVVPFHAVELFKQAHALQATGRDIISLGIGEPDFTAPPAVVDALHTATSQGLGQYTAPAGLAALRERIALYYEQQFRARVDPARILITAGASGALSLATLALINPGDEVLMPDPSYPANQNFITAAGGIARLIPASADERFQLSAEHIRQHWGPATRGVLIASPSNPTGATISRPALKELIAEVRARDGFIIMDEIYLGLFYDEAPLSALTLDQDIIVINSFSKYFHMTGWRLGWMITPSWMTATCERMASSLAICAPSLAQHAALACFEPETMAIYEERRLAFKQRRDYLLPELERLGLRVPVRPDGAFYIYTDIREHSQDSDAFSHQLLHEAGVAAVPGRDFGLAHAPYTLRLAYSTGMDRLQEAIDRLDRFLNR
- a CDS encoding NADP-dependent malic enzyme, which translates into the protein MDANFRKAALEYHEQGRPGKLSVTPTKQLSNQRDLALAYSPGVAAACEEIVADPQNAFRYTGRGNLVGVISNGTAVLGLGNIGALASKPVMEGKAVLFKSFAGLDVFDIEINETDPDKLVDIIAGLEPTFGGINLEDIKAPECFEVERKLRARMSIPVFHDDQHGTAICVTAAFLNGLSVVGKDIKTIKLVTSGAGAAALACLDLMVDMGLPEENVWVTDIDGVVYQGRPGHQVPELARFAKQTDARVLADVIDGADVFLGLSAGGVLKPEMLQKMAVRPLILALANPNPEILPEDAHAVRDDVVMATGRSDYPNQVNNVLCFPYIFRGALDVGATTITRGMEKAAVLAICQLAREEQDEGVAAAYGLDEVSFGPAFFIPRPFDSRLIVRIAPAVAKAAMDEGVATRPIQDFDSYVYQLRQFVYKSGSFMKPIYSLARGLVQDGGKARIVFAEGEDERVLRAVQIIVDEGLARPILVGRPAVLQQRIERYGLRLRLGVDVEVTNPEQDDRFHQYWTTYWEIMSRRGISKEMARVEMRRRPTLIGAMMVHLGDADGLICGTVGRYENHLELVDQVIGKAAGVQTYAAMNILLLSERSVALTDTHINHDPDASQVAEITLAAARKMRQFNIEPKVALLSSSNFGTNDAPAGVKMRAALDIVRQQDPTLEVDGEMHGDCALDEKARVQILPTSTLSGEANLLVCPNVEAGNIAYNLLKTAAGGNVAIGPFLLGARAPVHIMTSTSSVRRIVNMTAVTVVDANVATVA
- a CDS encoding patatin-like phospholipase family protein gives rise to the protein MIFRTSSPVALVLNGGGARGAYQAGVLAGLLEILDPQRNPEFSNPFDIICGSSAGAINAAGLACKADRPHDAVDHIQQLWSTLNSHNVFHADPVLLLRTGLHWMSTLALGWLMPRFREHTPHSLLDNAPLRRLLEGSLDFERLQRNLACEHLGALAITAAAYTTGEHLTFYQSDRRIRPWSRSLRRAIPGAIGVDHLMASSAIPFVFPAQPLLVGGQTQWCGDGTMRLLAPISPAIHLGARKILIVGTGYADNTYRSEEPSDPPYPSLAQISGYALSNIFLDSVSMDIERMERINTLLAYMPANVLQSQSLRPVSTFAITPSRSLDEIATRHIHQMPTAARTLFRVLGVSSKSGPTTGGALISYLLFERGYTQELIELGKTDTMSRREEVIAFFKETSK